CTCTTCTCAAAACTCAAATGTGAACATACAAGGTGTCTAACAGTCTGCTAATGCTGTTTATCCCGATTTTTACCGATATGTCCTGCTAGTGCTAAATTTTATCAGAACGtcccgtttttttttcaaccaaacttcaaattttcaatttacgtaTTCCCCtggtttatttaaatttttaaaaaatacaaaaatttgcagaaaatctTTTCATTGTTGAGTCATTTTTGCAGAACAAGATAGAATCACCTCTGATATTCTaaaccgaaaattttccaaaaatattatgccttttaaagtaatttttgatgaattaattagaactttttttgaacaattagatacctactcgtaagatGTTGAAAAAGTATGATACCTAATAggtaatttcattaaaaacgtcaaaacaagttgaaaaatttgaaaaacaaaagattgctgaaatgattaaaatattttcaatttttgctcctCTTCCTTCtctcgaaaaaatgttggaatgtCCCATAAGTaacactagaaaaaaaattagttttaaaattttgaccccttTCCTCTTTCCTCCAAAAAGGTCAAGAAGTGTTTGAGATGATAAAGGTACTTTTGACATTTCCTCCCTCCAGAAAAATCTTGGAATGTCTATGGAAAAAGAATAGGTAGGTGATTGTcatcttcatttattttttgacttggATAAACTGCAAATGAACGTGGATTTTGTTACAAAAAAGCATCACCAATGAATGAGTATTTAGAACACCATCCTGCATTtagtttttttccaattttccaaaaatgggtTAATCATAGCAATTCATATATACCTCTACATTGAAATTACTTTAATATTTTATTCCCTTCGGATTTAGCCATTCTTCCTATCTATAATTTTCACGTGCGCAATAAATAGGCAACTTCATATCTCCTCTGCATATATTCATGAACTTTATTCAATATATATCTTTGGATTCATCGGTGTGAATAAGTAtacatattatgaaaaaaaagtaatcattggaatcagccaattttttttacaagattgCGTGAAACCCAACTTACTTAATCTTCAATTAAGAGCGATTTAATTATTCGACGTCGTTGTATCTACATGTACGCACAGTCTAACCTACAttgtgatatgatttttttttattgtgaactAAACTCCGGAGGgagtacacaatacacattgTAAGGATGTGTTAAAAATTAAAGTCATAATTAAACATCACTAACCTCGATTACATAATAAAGTAACTAGGTATTTCACTGGTGTTGTCTTCGAGAGTAGACATAGAGGAAACGGATCGTTGCATCAATATCATGTAATTTGTACTTATGTCGGTAGCCTACCtatcttattattattattaataataggtacctaagtattttatGTATACAAGCAAAAGAGGTTTAATTTGATCAGAATTTTGGCGACAGGACAGAGGGACAGGGGGACAGATGCTGTTCGTTTCTTGAGGGTTTCCTtcacttatttatttatttatttatttttaatttttacataatttcaaataccgAAATTATAATATGATACATATTGATAgctatgaataaaaatttgtaaactgATGATGCGTTAAGCGATGCTATGATCATAGTAGGCACGTAGGTGACGTAGCtagtacctatacgtacatTTACAGATTTCAAGCTATAAGTACCTAGGTTCTTGAAATTCGTTTCATCGTTTCAAATGTTATCActggaaaattccattttttttagatattcctGCTGTGATTATTATTTCAACTCCGAATAGTGTCTCGTTTCTTACCACAAAATACTTGTGCTGAAGAGATGACAAAGGGAGATCGTTTAGTATTTCACCGGCATACTTACTACTTCACGAAAATGATAATGTTGATCGTCGAAGCGTTGaaatcgtttaaaattcaattaaatacCTACTGCAGAACTTTGAGATAAAAACATCATTCTTTCATTTGTAACGTACTATACGTGCCCCCAGCattgttataaaaaaaaaatgtaggtaggtaacttcATCTACGCACTGGTCATAATTCATTCGTAGGTACATCTACGAGTTGAGTATTTACTTAGGCTTTAGGTTTacattatttgtgaaaaaatcacggCCATCGAGCGTGAAATTAATTTAACTCGCggtatttttgtatttgtacCTACGATCCAAATTATTGTTACTAATGACTTGGAagatattttggtaattttagtcGACTTGAAAGAACATAACAGTTCAGTTCACCATAGTGTACCTAGCTAAGCTTTCGTTTACAGACTGCATCAGCATCAGCAAATTGCTCGATGGTTTCCTGGCAATTAAATTTTCCATGGAATTGGTACTTAATTTCTTAGACGTTGTTCGCTTTTATGGACAGATTTAATTTCGCTACGTTCAGCGCtattgtaaatttccaaaaatggacaagaaaaacaaaaatactgaACAAGGAGAAGGCGGAGAAAAGGCGGCGCCAACACAAACGCCTGCTACTTCGGAAGAAGGTACTGATGACGAAATTGACGACGAACAAAATCAATCTAGGAACAGGCTATCATCGTTCACGACTCGACAACGATTGTATTCGGCAAAAAAACCAGACCAGCCGGCGAAGAAAGAAGTACCAAAGTTGGATGATCGCGATTACCTCATGTTAAAAGAACACGTGAGACTTTTGAAAGGCAAATCTCCCAGAGCGAAAAAAACTCGTAGGATTGTGTGCTGGAACGATGATCCGGAAATAGCTCCGAAACATAATCTCACATCGAAAGTTCGCACAAAACGTATTCAAGAAAATCTAATTGATCGAAAAGATTCTGAAGAAGATCCGTTTTCTGCGAGGTGTGTTTATTGATGTCATTTGTGGTATGTTGATACGATGTTTTGAATTGCATTCGttgttccgtttttttttttggttgagaaATTGAATAGAAATGAATGAAACGAGTGTTGCCTATGTACTTACTTTACCATGTGTTACCTACTAAATTTATGTGCGAAAAGTAGATACATATAGTTAACCGATATGCATTTGTGTTTTTACTCTAAATGCCTCGAAACCCGAATCATTGGCATaatataatttcaacttgaaataatcATCACAGTGTTCattcgatacctacctacctataattttgaCATACGGATATTGTACCGCTatttgatttctttattttccgttttttttttttttttttttttttgacaaatttattcatctgaataaaaaaataggtaggtaggtaattacaaTTTGGTATACTTTAACAAGTAAAAGCCGCAAACGCGGCAAAAATCAGTTCTTAACGTCGTAACGTATTTAATCATTGAATTCATTGTGAGAAGCTGTGCAATATTTCAAGGCTGCGTAATGTTGTGAAACTGTGCATAAAGTACACGCGACTGGTGCGTTGTTTCAACCAATACAATAGGTATCACTttacatagaatttttttactttctttcgTATTTAGTTTATTTATTACAAAAACCCATTTAAAAATGTCTGCAGGCATACCTAACCGTCCAATGCAGATACTCGACTCGAGTGCATAAATATTTGTGTCAATATTTGCTAGGTATATTATACCTTTTACTGTCACAAACTGAATGCATCCATTGGCACCTATCGCAAGCTATATTTACAGGAAGGGAACAAGTACGATGCGGTGGACATGAGGCGCTTCATTTTTGCTCTGATCGAATACCTACAGAtttgtaaaattacaaaatatttctttcatttAAAACGGTTGCTTTGTAATCAATTCACATCCGTTATGAAACGTATAGGCATCTACGTAATTGACTTGACCAAATCTAAACAATATCATCACAAACTCGCAGTTTAAAAATCGTTTACCGTAGTTCCTTTACGCGTATACTCTGATTAATTCAGTGGTTTTAAATGTTAGTAAATgatgtttaatttttgaataattttcaaataaaagtaaaaaatttatttcatcaacTTACATTTATAACcagataattaaaaattattcataaaaaacaGACGAATGTAGATCTATAAACAGTAAATATACTAACTATGTAATGCTTGCCAACATTGCCAACTTACCTAGGAGCCACTATTTATGTACGTACGTacaatacctaattaaaattattcattttaggaacagaaatacatacctacttgctTTTCTGTATCACCCATTGTCCATATTTACTTACGTACACGCTTGATTGTAATgctattatttttgttttgtttcagataTTGTTTTGTACTCTGAATACTCACAAATTAGACATGTCCAAGTTATTAGGAGGACAAATAGGCCTAGATGATTTCATTTTCGTTCACAGAAAAGGTAAAGCATTCGCAATTCAGAACCAACAAAGTAAATTTcacattaattttaaaattgtgttttttaaaatgatttttaaaaggccggccaaaagaaattgaaatcgaaaaatcggaAGATGCGTTAGGACTTACAATCACCGATAATGGAGCAGGATATTCCTTCATTAAACGTATAAAGGAAGGGAGTGTTATAGATAGAATTCAATATATTCAGGTATCTATGCCACTGATTTTTTACTTACtcctttttttgtaattacatacctatttacgaaatgtttttttggtaGGAAGTAAGTACTAGGTCTAGCTTTCCATCTAGAAACGACACATTTTACCGAGTCTATGTGGATATGTTTAATGGCAATATTCAAAGACCTtcgtctgttttttttcaatgtgctcTTCATTATCGATCAGCATAAAGTTAAATAAGATTGAtgaccaaatttaaaaaaaaatcaatcaacgaATACCTACAAAACCTCCTGCAATTGTGAAGCTAGGCAAACATACCTCCAAAAACTCGCAGCATGTGTGGTATATTTTCTGGATGAAAGGCTTCACTTTTACTGTAAATCCAGTATCACGTATCACCGACATCATGTGTTTAGGGAATTTTGCGATAATAACATTTTAATTTGTTTGTCAGGTAGGAGATCACATAGAGAAAATTAACGATGAAAGTATGGTAGGCCGAAGGCATTTTGAAGTCGCAAAACTACTTAAAGATATCCCTAAAAATTCTATATTCACGTTAAGATTGATTGAACCTCTAAAAGCCGGATTTTGTAAGCGATATTATTTACTTGACTATCCATCGTCATGTCCAACAGAAATTAATATTAATCTCTCTTTTTGTTTTTAGGTAATATAGAACCAAGAAATAATTCTAGACgaggtaaaaaatcaaactatGGCAGTGGAAAAGAAACTCTAAGATTTAAGGCGAACGGTAGTGTTCAAATAGAAAAAGTGGTATGTTAATAATATCATTGCTACGACGTATAAATATTGGTTATGCATTTTTATTTCGTAAATTCATACTGATGTAATTCATTACGATCGTAATTGCAGCCAGATAGCATTGTTCAGTTAGGATTGGAC
The sequence above is a segment of the Planococcus citri chromosome 3, ihPlaCitr1.1, whole genome shotgun sequence genome. Coding sequences within it:
- the kermit gene encoding PDZ domain-containing protein GIPC1 isoform X2, producing the protein MIDIVLHEIRSVRFRMIVFCEDINVFVSNWFLELKILFCTLNTHKLDMSKLLGGQIGLDDFIFVHRKGRPKEIEIEKSEDALGLTITDNGAGYSFIKRIKEGSVIDRIQYIQVGDHIEKINDESMVGRRHFEVAKLLKDIPKNSIFTLRLIEPLKAGFCNIEPRNNSRRGKKSNYGSGKETLRFKANGSVQIEKVPDSIVQLGLDNINQLLENFLGISDDELATQIWEAAEGKLNSMEFAEAIDNSDLEELGFTDDFIIELWGVITDARAGRLKR